The genomic segment ACTACTGGCCGCAGTTCCTGCGCTCGGTGCTCTACGCGGGCGCCGCCACGGTCCTGTGCCTGCTGCTCGGCTACCCGCTCGCCTACCTCATCGCGTTCCGCGCGGGCCGCTGGCGCAACGTCATCCTCGTCCTGGTCATCGCGCCGTTCTTCACCAGCTTCCTCATCCGTACGCTGGCGTGGAAGACGATCCTCGCCGACGGCGGCCCGGTGGTGGGCGCCCTCAACTCCCTGCACGTCCTCGACGTCACCAGCTGGCTCGGCGTCACGGCGGGCGACCGGGTCCTCGCCACACCGCTCGCGGTGATCTGCGGACTCACGTACAACTTCCTGCCGTTCATGATCCTGCCGCTCTACACCTCGCTGGAGCGCATCGACGGCCGGCTGCACGAGGCCGCGGGCGACCTCTACGCCAAACCGTCCACCACGTTCCGCAAGGTGACCTTCCCGCTCTCCATGCCGGGCGTCGTCTCCGGGACGCTGCTCACCTTCATCCCCGCGGCCGGTGACTACGTCAACGCCGACCTGCTCGGATCCACCGACACCCGTATGGTCGGCAACGTCATCCAGACGCAGTTCCTGCGCATCCTGGACTACCCGACGGCCGCCGCTCTCTCCTTCATCCTCATGGCCGCCATCCTCTTCATGGTGACCTTCTACATCCGCAAGTCGGGGACGGAGGATCTCGTCTGATGGCCGCCCTCTTCCGCTGGCTCCGGCGCAATGTCGTCGTCATCGCGGGCCTGCTGACGCTCGCCTATCTGCTGCTCCCGAACGTCGTCGTCACGGTCTTCTCCTTCAACAAACCGAAGGGCCGCTTCAATTACTCCTGGCAGGAATTCTCGCTCGACGCGTGGAAGGATCCGTGCGGCGTCGCCGACATGTGCGGGTCCCTCTCGCTGAGCCTGCAGATCGCCACCTGGGCGACGATCGGCGCGACCGTGCTCGGCACGATGATCGCCTTCGCCCTCGTGCGCTACCGGTTCCGGGCGCGCGGCGCCATCAACTCGCTGATCTTCCTGCCGATGGCCATGCCCGAGGTCGTCATGGCCGCCTCGCTGCTCACGCTCTTCCTGAACATGGGCGCGCAGCTCGGCTTCTGGACCGTCCTCATCGCCCACATCATGTTCTGTCTCAGCTTCGTGGTGACCGCCGTCAAGGCGCGCGTCATGTCGATGGACCCACGCCTGGAACAGGCCGCCCAGGACCTCTACGCCGGTCCCGTGCAGACGTTCCTGCGGGTGACGCTGCCGATCGCCGCACCCGGCATCGCGGCGGGCGCGCTGCTCGCCTTCGCGCTCTCCTTCGACGATTTCATCATCACGAATTTCAACGCGGGCTCGACTGTGACCTTCCCCATGTTCGTATGGGGATCCGCGCAGCGGGGCACGCCCGTTCAGATCAATGTGATCGGTACGGCGATGTTCCTCGTCGCCGTCCTGCTCGTACTCTCCGGAATGCTCATCGGCAAACGCCGCAACAAGCAGTCCCGGTAATCCAAGCAATTGATGAAGGAGTGGAAATCATGGCCCCTGGTGCCATGACCCGTTTCACCGAATCCCTCTCCGACGCCAAGCCGGTGTCGTTCTGGCTCGACGACCCCGGCAGGCCCGCCCCCGAGCCCGCCCTCACCGGCGACGAGCGGTGCGACCTGCTCGTCGTCGGCGGCGGGTACAGCGGCCTGTGGACCGCGCTCATCGCCAAGGAGCGCGACCCGCGCCGCGACGTCGTCCTCGTCGAGGGCCGTGAGGCCGGCTGGGCCGCGTCCGGCCGCAACGGCGGATTCTGCGCCGCCTCCCTCACCCACGGCATCGCCAACGGCCTCTCCCGCTGGCCGGACGAGATCGCGAAGCTGGAGGAGCTCGGCGCGCGCAACCTCGACGAGATCGAGGCGGCCGTCAAGCGGTACACCATCGACTGCGACTTCGAGCGCACCGGCGAGATCGACGTCGCCACCGCACCGCACCAGATGGCCGAACTCCGCGAGATGTACGAGGAGATGGCGGAGCACGGCCTCGCCGAGGGCTCCGAGCTCCTGGACGCGGACGCGCTGCGCGAGCACGTCGACTCGCCTACCTTCCTCGGCGGCCTCTGGGACCGCGAGGGCGTCGCCATGCTGCACCCGGCGAAGCTGGCGTGGGGCCTGAAGCGGGCCTGCCTGGAGAAGGGCGTACGCGTCTACGAACACACGCCCGCGCTCGAACTGGCGTCCTCCGGCGCCGGCATGGCGATCCGCACGCCCTACGGCAGGGTCTTCGCCCGCCACGTCGCCCTTGCCACGAACATCTTCCCCTCGCTGGTCAAGCGCCTGCGCCCGTACACCGTGCCGGTCTACGACTACGCGCTGATGACCGAGCCGCTGACCGACGAACAACTGGCGGCGATCGGCTGGAAGAACCGCCAGGGCCTCGGCGACAGCGCCAATCAGTTCCACTACTTCCGGCTCTCCGCCGACAACCGCATCCTGTGGGGCGGCTACGACGCGATCTACCCGTTCGGCGGGAAGGTGCGCGCCGAGTACGACGACAGGCCCGAGACGTACGCGAAGCTCGCCGGGCACTTCTTCACGTGCTTCCCGCAGCTGGAAGGGGTCCGTTTCACGCACGCGTGGGGCGGCGCGATCGACACGTGCTCGCGGTTCTCGGCGTTCTTCGGCACGGCCCACAAGGGGCGCGTCGCGTACGCGGCGGGCTACACGGGCCTCGGTGTCGGGGCCTCCCGGTTCGGCGCCGACGTCATGCTCGACCTCCTGGCGGGCGAGCGGACGGAGCGCACGGAGCTGGAGATGGTGCGGACGAAACCGCTGCCGTTCCCGCCCGAGCCGTTCGCGTGGACCGGTGTCGCGCTGACCAAGTGGTCGCTGGCCCGCGCCGACGCCAACGGCGGCAGGCGGAACCTGTGGCTGAAGACGATGGACAAGCTGGGGCTCGGCTTCGACAGCTGAGGCGCACGGCGCGGTCGTCACTGCTTCGATTCGTCGCCGAAACCCGCGTAATGCTCCGGCCCGCGGCCTCTCTCCCCTGTGACGCGCATGTTGCCGCACAGGGAAGGAAGGTTCTGTCATGACTGGCTCGGGTGACTCGGGGGCGAGGACGGCGATCGAATGGCTGGTGTCGGTGGCGCCGGATCCGGACGCCTGCCGCTGGGAGTGGGAGCGCAGCCCCCTGGGGGTCGCGCTCCTGCCGGCGGGCCGGCGCTGGGACGTGCTGATCCTGCCCGGCGAACTCGGCTATCCCACACTGGACGTGCTGGGCCGCTGCGTCGACCGCCCCGGCCCCGTGCTGGCCGACTTCGGCGACGAACGCATGGGGTTCTTCGTGCCGCCGGGCACGGTCTCGCGCTGGCTCGGCACGGGGGTGCGCGGCGCGGGCCGCGGCACCTGGGTCGTCGTGCCCTATCCGGGCCGGGCCGCGGGCGGCGTCCGCTGGCTGGTCCCGCCGGACGGCTCGGGGACGCTGACGGATCCGGGAGTCCTCGAACTCGCGATGCACGAGGCGGCCGCGCGCCTCGCGGGCGACGGCCACGACGGTGGGACGTGAGCTGCCGGAAACCTTGACAACTCGATTGGTCTGGACCAAGTTATGCGCGACCCGCCCTCCAAACCCCCCATGCCCGGAGGCAGTTGTGGATCGCTCTTCGTTGCCCCGAACAAGCCCCGCCGGCCGCATGAGACGCGCCGCCGTGGTCGCCGTCGCCGCCTGCGCGCTCGCCGCGTCCGGCCTGCTCTCCACCCGCGCGACGGCGGCCCCCGAACCCCGGGCCGCCGAGCCCCGGGCCGCGGGACCGGCCGCGCCCGCCGACCACGCCCTCGTCGGCTATCTGCACACCAGTTTCGCCAACGGCTCCGGCTACACCCGGCTCGCCGACACCCCCGACAGCTGGGACATCATCGACCTCGCCTTCGGCGAACCCACCTCCGCCACCTCGGGCGACATCCGCTTCGGCCTCTGTCCCAAGTCGGAGTGCCCGAACGTCGAGACGAAGGACGAGTTCAAGGCCGCGATCAAGGCCAAGCAGGCGGCGGGCAAGAAGGTCCTGATCTCCATCGGCGGCCAGAACGGCCAGGTCCAGCTCAAGACGGCGCAGGCCCGCGACACCTTCGTCGCCTCGGTCTCGAAGATCATCGACGAGTACGGGCTCGACGGCCTGGACATCGACTTCGAGGGCCACTCGCTCTCGCTCAACGCCGACGACACCGACTTCAAGAACCCGAAGACCCCGGTGATCGTCAACCTCATCTCGGCGGTGAAGACCCTCAAGGCCAAGTACGGCGCGGGCTTCACGCTCACCATGGCGCCCGAGACGTTCTTCGTGCAGCTCGGATACCAGTTCTACGGAACGGGGAAGTGGGGCGGCCAGGACCCGCGCGCGGGCGCGTACCTGCCGGTCATCCACGCCCTGCGCGACGACCTCACTTTGCTGCACGTCCAGGACTACAACTCGGGGCCGATCATGGGCCTCGACAACCAGTACCACTTCATGGGCGGCGCGGACTTCCACATCGCGATGACCGACATGCTGCTCACCGGCTTCCCCGTGGCGGGCGACAAGAACAACGTCTTCCCGCCGCTGCCGCCCCGGAAGGTCGCCATCGGCATGCCCGCCTCCGTCAACGCGGGCAACGGCCACGTGTCCACGGGCGAGGTCAACAAGGCCCTGGACTGCCTCACCAAGGGCAGCAACTGCGGCTCGTACAAGACCCACGGAACCTGGCCCGACCTGCGCGGCCTGATGACGTGGTCGATCAACTGGGACCGCTTCAACAACCGGGAGTTCTCGCAGAACTTCGACCGGTACTTCGGCTGACCGGCGCCGCCTTCCGGCTGACCACCAGCACCACCGCCTGCAGCAGCACCGCGGCCAGGCACCAGCTCGCCACCACGTCCAGCGGCCAGTGGTAGCCCCGCCGCACCAGACCGAACCCCACCGCCACGTTCAACAGGCAGCACCCGATGACCAGTTCGCGGCGGCCGTACGCGCCACGGAGCAGCGGCAGCAGGAGCAGGGCCGCCGCTCCGTAGGCGACGGCGGCCGTCGCCGCGTGGCCGGAGGGGTAGAAGCCGCCGTCACCCGCCGTGCCGGGCGGTCCTGCACGGTCGATCACCGCCTTGAGCGGGGCGACCAGCACGGGCACCGCCGCCATCGCGACCAGCGCGGCGACCGCGGGCAGCCACCACCGGAACGCACCGCCGCGCCGCGCGTGCCATGCGGTGTACGCGGACACGGCCACAAGGAACGGCACGGCCACCGTGGCGTTGCCGAGGTCGGCGAGGAACTCGGCGGCACCGTCCGGCAGCCGGCTCCCGGTGAGGGCGCGCCCCGCGCGCTCGTCGGCGCGGCGCAGCGGGCCTTCGGCGACGACCTGCCAGGTCAGCAGCGCGAAGAGGAGGACGCTCAGGGACATCGGCAGGAGCGGCCGCCGCGGCATGGGCGGCCGCTCCATCGGCGCGGCGGGCACGCCCCGGGAACCCGGAGCCTGGGGTGCGGACATGTGCCCCAGCCTGTCATCCCTGTCGTTCCCTCGGCCCGCCAGGAGGGATCACCGGCGCGTGCCGGACGGCCTCAGTGCTCGTGGTCGCAGCACTTGTTCCGCAGCTGCTTGCCCGTCCGGGCCCACTGCTTGCGCTCCTTCGACGTCACCTTCACCGCGGGCACCGCCGACACCAGGTCGCTCACCTCGTACGGGATGCCGCCGCGCATCACCGACACCGTGCGCACCAGCGAGTCGAAGTCGGTGAACGGGTCGCCGTCGATCACCGCCAGGTCGGCGAGCTTGCCCACCTCCAGCGTGCCGAGGTCACGGTCGAGGCCGAAGATCCGCGCGGGCGCGGACGTCGCCGTGCGGAGCGCCTCGGAGACCGAGTAGCCGCCGCGCCGCAGCGCGCGCAGGCCGAGGTGGACGCCCAGGCCGGTCGGGATGCCCGGCGAGTCCGTGCCGAGGGCGATCAATCCGCCGCCCGTCGTGATCCTGCGATAGATGTCGACCTCCCGCGCCATCGTGGCCAGCTGTGCCTCCGTGGGTGCCTGCGCGGCCAGGCTCTGCACCTGGGCCGTCTCCCACGGCGGCATCAGGCGGGTGACCCGCTCGTCGTCGGCGAGGCTCGGCGCCGCGCCGATCAGGGGAGACGCCGAGAACGGCGTCGCGACGAGGTGGAAGTCGCCGGTGGCGGTGTAGATCTCCGTCACGTCCTGGTACGCGAGCTCGCCCGCGGACGTCGCGTGGCCGAACTCGGCGCGCTGGGTGGCCTGGAGGTGCGTCGTCAGGTCCTGGCCGAGCTGGATGCCGGGGGAGAGGTTGTGGCTGCCGGTGCGCACGCCCATCTCCTCGTGCGCGAAGCGCGCGGCCTCCTCCATCACCCAGCCGGGGGCCCGGACGTAGGTCTTGACGAAGTCCCAGTCCAGGGCCTTGCCCCGGGAGAGGGTCAGGCGCAGGCCCTCGCGGGTCGCGTGGACACGGTTGTCCCAGGCGACGCGCGATCCGTCGAGGACCTCGCTCGCCGTGACGAGCCGGGGGCCGGTCAGCTCCCCGGAGGCGGTGGCCTCGCGCAGCCTCGCCCCCTCGTAACCGGAACCGCCCATCGACATGGCGCTGGTGACGCCGTACGAGAGGAAGAGGGCGGACTGCCGGCCGCCGTAGACGGCGGGCTGCGGATGCATGTGCGTGTCCCACAGGCCGGGGATCACGGTCCGCGCGGAGGCGTCGACGCGGCGGCCCGCCGCGCGCCCGGCACGGTGCGGCGCGACGTCCGTGACGCGGCCGCCCCGGATGGTCACGTCGACGTCCTCGCGGACGCTGTCGTCGCCCCCGGAGCCGTCCCAGAAGCGGCCCGCGTGCAGGACGGTGTCCTCGGGCGCGGGGCGGCGTGTGGTGAGCGGCAGCTTGACCGTACGGACGCTGCCGTCGGCCACGGTGAGGAGCCGGAGCCGCCCGGCGGAGAGGTACAGGACGTGGCTGCTGTCGCCCGACCAGGTGGGGTGGTCGGCGGCCTCCGCGGGGAAGACGCGGGGCTTGCCGTCCGGGGTGCCGTCGGCGTCCACGGGCAGCAGCCACAGCGCGGACTCGACGACCGCGGCCATGTGGCGGCCGTCGGGGGACCAGACGGGTCCGTTGCTGTTGCGGTCGGAGATGGAGGTGTGCGGCGCCACGGCGTGGGTCCGCGCGGACCCGTCGGCCGTGTCGATCACGCGGATGAGGTTGTAGCCCTCGCGGAAGCGCTGGTTGACGCGGTTGCGGAAGCTGACGGCGACATGGCGGCCGTCGGGGGACCAGCTGGGCCTGCCGGACAGCTCCCCGCCGGGCGGGCTGGTCGCGAGGACCTTCTCCTGGCCGGTCCGCAGGTCCTTCACCAGCAGGTTCGTCACGAGGTCGAAGCAGGCGAGACGGTGGCCGTCGGGGGAGAGCGCCGCCTGGATGCGCCCGCCGGACGCGAGGACGGTCTCCTCGCCGGTGTCCAGGTCACGTCTGCGGATCGCGGGCATGCCGTCGCGGTCGTCGGAGAAGAGCAGCGCCTTGCCGTCGGGCGTCCACGCGGCCGCGTAGAGGTACCCGGTGGCCTTGGCCCGCGTCACCCGGCGCGGCGCCCTGCCGCCCGAGACCTCGCCCACCCAGAGGGAGTTGAGGGCGGTGAAGGCGACCCGCTTGCCGTCGGGCGACAGCACGGGCAGGTCGTAGGCGCGCACGGGACGGCTCGCGGTGTCGGACAGGTCGAACGTCTTGAGCTCGTACTCCGGTCGGTCGACGGGCAGCGGCGCGGTGAAGGGGATGTCCTTGCGCGTGCCGGGATCGTCGGCGCGTACGACGGTGAAGTGGCCGTCGACCGTGAGGAGCAGCTCCTTGGCGGAGATCCAGCGGGGCGGCGCGGGCTCCACGTCGCCGCCGACCGCGACCGCTTTGCCGTCCACGACGAGGGCGCAGGAGGCGTTCGGCGCCGCGGTCGTGCGCAGGTACGCCAGGGTGCCGGTCGAGGAGACGGCGGGCACGAAGATCTGGGCGGTGGTCGGGTCGGTGTGCTCCACGGTCACCGCGCCGCTGCCGTCGGCGGCCACGGAGGCGATCGTGCGGGCGTCCAGGGCGCCCGACTTCACCGCGGCGCGGACGAACAGCACCCGCTTGCCGTCCGGCGACCAGACGGGGTCGAAGTCCTCCCAGGCGCCGTCCTGCACGGGACCGGACTGGCCGGGCTTCCCGGTGAGCCGGGTCAGCTCACCGCTCGCGAGGTCGAGGACCCAGATGCGGTAGGGCGCGCCCGAGACGGGGTCGCCGCCCCGCTCGGAGGCGAACGCGATCCGCTTGCCGTCGGGCGACCAGGCGGGGCCGCGGTCGTCCCACGGGCCCTCGGTGCGCTGGGTGAGCTCGGAGCCGTCCGGCTTCAGCGTCCAGATGTGGAAGTTGCCCGTACGGAACGCGCAGACGGCGATCAGCCGGCCGTCGGCGGTGTGCACCGGACGCGTCGGCTCCAGGTCCGCGGGGGTGAGCGGCACGGCGTCGCCGCCCGTGCGCGGCAGGGACCACAGCACGCCCTGCACCTCGGCGACGAGCCGGTCGCCCGCGAGGGACGCGGCGCCGTTGGTGGTGGCGGTGAAGCGCAGCCGGGTCGCCGCGGCGGCTTCCGCGGCACCCCCGGCCCCGGCGGGGCGGGTGGCGGCGTGGGCGCTGCCGAGGCCGGCGAAGGCACCCGTCGTGGCAGCGGCACCGACGGCCGTCGTCGTCTGCAGGAAACGGCGGCGCGATATGTAGGGGATGCTCAACTTTTCTCCCGCGTAGGCCTGTTGGTGCACTGACGGTGACCGGAAAGGACGCTTCGCGATCTTCACGCAGCGGGCGGGCGGCGAGGAGTGCTGCGCAGGATCACGGCAAAAACGACATGACCCGCGCAGGAAGGCGCGTTATACAGGGAGGCGTGAGAACCCATTCGCCGACCGGCGGCGCAGCCGAGCCGCTCGCGGCGGAGCCGGACCTCGACCGACTGGACCTGCGCATCGTCGGCGCCCTGCAGATCGAGCCGCGGGCCTCGTGGGCGAAGATCGGCACCGTGCTCGGCGTGGACGCCGTGACCGTCGCGCGCCGCTGGAACCGGCTGCGGGCGGCGGGCCTCGCCTGGGTGACGGCGTACGAACCGGGGCCCGCGCAGGGACGCCTCGCGGTCGTCGAGGTGGAGTGCGCGGGCAACCCGCTGGAGGTCGCCGACACGCTCGTCGGCGACCAGGAGTGCCAGACGCTCGACATCGCGTCCGGCGGGCGCGACCTGCTCGTCGGGGTCTGCGCGCACGACGAGGTGGCACTCGCCGACTACCTCCTGAAGCGCCTCGGCACCGGACCGCAGATCCGGGCCGTGCGCACCCAGCTCGTCACGTCCTTCGTGCGGGAGGCGGGCGACTGGCGGCTCGGGGAACTGCCCGCGGACCTGGCGGCCCGGTTCACGGAACACGGCGCGCGCGAACCGGGCGCCCCCGTGGCCCTGACCGGCCTGGAGCGCGCGGTCCTCGATGTCCTGCGCGAGGACGGGCGGATGCCCGCCACCGCGATCGCGGCCCGCACGGACGTCCCCGTGCGCCGGGCACGCGATGTCGTGCAACGCCTGTTCCTGCACCGCCGGGTGGCGCTGTGGACGGACGTCGCCCGCGCGAGGTGCGGGCGGTCCGTGCAGGCCTGGTTCTTCCTCCAGGTCCCGGCCCGGCGCCTCGCGGGGGTCGCGGCCCGCCTCGCCCGCCTGGACGAGGCGCGCCTGGTGGTCACCACGGTGGGCACGTACAACCTGGCGGTCTGCGTCTGGATGCGCGAACTCGCCGATGTCACGCGGCTGGAGGCGCAGATCGAGGACGGCCTGGAGGGCGTACGGATCGCGGACCGCTGCATCACGCTGCGGACGGTGAAGCGGGCGGGCAACCTGCTGGACGCACAGGGCCGAAGAACGGGCCGCACGAGCTGAGAGCCCGCGGCGGCCCCGGACATGCCGAAGGGCCGACGCAAGGGGGGGAGTGCGCCGGCCCTTTGGTGGCCGACCGGCCCGGACTGTCCGAGGGGACCTGCTCACGCGGGTCCGTCGGGGGAGTCTCCGAAGCGGTCTTCCGGATCGGGGGGCCGCGCGCCCCGGGGGGTGTGGGGCGGGCGGCCGTCCGATCGGTGAGGAGTTCCGGAGCCCGAAGCTCCGGGTGTGTGCGCTGGGCACTACCAGGGCGGGGCTGGGGAGGCTCCGCCGTGGCGCCGCCCACAGTCCCCTGTGAGCGGGTGTTTCTCTCATCTGCAGAAACCGTACGGCAGCGGATGGCGGGCCGACAGCCGGAACGGCAACCCGTCATGGGGCCCGCACACCTTCTTCACACGCCCCGACGGTCACCCCGGTCGCGGGGCCGCTCAGACGCGGGCGAACGCGCCCTCGATGATGTCCAGACCCTCGTTCAGCAGGTCGTCGCCGATGACCAGCGGCGGCAGGAAGCGCAGGACGTTGCCGTACGTGCCGCAGGTCAGCACGAGCAGGCCCTCCGCGTGGCAGGCCTTGGCCAGCGCGGCGGTCGCCTCCGGGTTCGGCTCCTTGGTCGTACGGTCCTTGACCAGCTCGATGGCGATCATCGCGCCGCGGCCGCGGACGTCGCCGATGATGTCGAACTTCTCGGCCATGGCGGAGAGCCGGGCCTTCATCGTCGACTCGATCGCCTTCGCCTTGGCGTTGAGGTCGAGCTCCTTCATGGTCTCGATGGCGCCGAGGGCACCGGCGCAGGCCACCGGGTTGCCGCCGTAGGTGCCGCCGAGGCCGCCCGCGTGCGGGGCGTCCATGATCTCGGCGCGGCCCGTCACGGCGGCGAGCGGCAGACCGCCCGCGATGCCCTTGGCCGTGGTGATGAGGTCCGGGACGATGCCCTCGTCCTCACAGGCGAACCACTGGCCGGTGCGGCAGAAGCCGGACTGGATCTCGTCGGCCACGAAGACGATGCCGTTGTCGTTGGCGAACCGCACGATCTCCGGCAGGAAGCCCTTGGCAGGCTCGATGAAGCCGCCCTCGCCGAGGACCGGCTCGATGATGATCGCGGCGACGTTCTCGGCGCCGACCTGCTTGTTGATCATGTCGATGGCCTGCTTGGCGGCCTCGGGACCGGCGTTCTCGGCACCCGTCGGCCAGCGGTAGCCGTACGCCACCGGGACGCGGTAGACCTCGGGGGCGAACGGGCCGAAGCCGTGCTTGTACGGCATGTTCTTGGCGGTCAGCGCCATCGTCAGGTTGGTGCGGCCGTGGTAGCCGTGGTCGAAGACGACGACGGCCTGGCGCTTGGTGTACGCACGGGCGATCTTGACGGCGTTCTCGACGGCCTCGGCACCGGAGTTGAACAGCGCCGACTTCTTCGCGTGGTCACCCGGCGTGAGCTCGGCGAGGGCCTCGGCGACGGCGACGTAGCCCTCGTACGGCGTGACCATGAAACAGGTGTGGGTGAAGTCCTGGAGCTGGGCGGAGGCCCGGCGCACGACGGCCTCGGCGGAGGCGCCGACGGACGTCACGGCGATACCGGAACCGAAGTCGATCAGACGGTTGCCGTCGACGTCCTCGATGATGCCGCCGCCCGCGCGCGCGGTGAAGACGGGCAGCACGGAGCCCACGCCACCGGCGACCACGGCGGTACGGCGGGCCTGCAGCTCCTGCGACTTCGGACCGGGGATGGCGGTGACGACGCGGCGCTCCTGCGGAAGGGCAGTCATGAGGGGCTCCTGTTGCTGACGGGGGTGGGGCGACGTTACGGACGCTCTCCTGCTTTCTTCGCAGGTTAGGGGCGGCACCAGGGGGTGGGCATGCTCCATGGGGGAGTCGTTCGGCGTGGCGGTTGTCCGTGGTGGACATAGCGGAGCGCTGATCGCCGGGCGCGTATCCGGTGAGCTCGCCCCGCGGGGGCACTAGATTGACCCGCGAAACAGGAGAGCGGCAGGCCAGGGGGCAAGAATCGTGGATTCCGACGGCACGCAGGACGCGCAGGGCACGCATGCCACGCCGGTGCCGCGCCCGGCGTCGCCACCGCACGGGGCCGTACCGCCCGCGCCCGCACAGCGGTCGCAGGGCGCGCCGGGTCCGGCGGCCGGTCCGCCGCCCCGGCCCGCGCAGGCCCCCGGCGCCCCGCCGCTGCCCGACGGGGCCGCCTTCCTCGCCTGGCTGCGCGCGCCGCGCCCCGCCGCCCTGCCCGGCATCTGGCGGTTCGCGCACCGGCCGCGGCCCGCCCAGGAGCCCGACACCGTGCCGACCCGGCAGCTGTTGAGCGGCGCCCTGATCTCGTTCCTGGTCGGCTGGCTGCTCTGGTCGCTGCTGTGGAACGGGTATTTGGGCGGCTGGTGGGTCCTGCCGATCGAGCTGTTCCTGCCCGACGCCTGGCTCTACACCGGCGACAAGGTCGGCAACGCCGTCGTCTGGTACGGCTACTACACCCTCATCGCGTTCGCCATCATGATCGGCGTCGGCAGGCTCGGCCGCTGGGGCGAGGTCTGGCGCCGCTTCGTCGCCCCCCGCCTGCGCCGCCCCGACGCGCCTCCGCCGCCGCCCGCCCCCGAGGACGACCCCGCCCGCTGGCCGCAGCTGCGGGCCGCGGGCGCGGAGGCCGCCGCCGACCGGCTCGCCGCCGACGCGCGGGCCGGTCTGATGCGGGACGTGGACCACGCGCGGATCGCGCGGGCCTGGCGGTCCGTGCGCACCGGCCACAGCCCGCTGCACGTCTTCACCGACGCCGTCGTGCGCGACGGCGCCCGCGCCTGCCCGCACCCCTCGGGGGACAGGGACCTGCCCGCGCGGGCCGCCCGGCACGACCTCGCCACCGCACAGGTGCGGATCGGCACGACCGCCGACGACCCCCGCAACCCCTACGCCTACCGCGACACAGGGCTCGCGCTCGGGCCCGAGCTGCTCGGCACCTCCCTGCTCGCCGTCGGCCCCGGCGGCTCCGGCAAGACCGGCCGCGTGGTGTGGCCGATCGCCGAATCGTTGTGCCTGGGCGCACTCGCCGGGCGGGCCGCCGTGGTGGTCGTCGGGGCGGCCGGCGCCGGACTGGGACCGGCCGAGGACTACGACGTGATCGTCCGGATCGGGCAGCCCGACTCCGTGTACGACCTCGACCTGTACGGCGGCACCAACGACCCCGACGAGGCCGCGGCCGTCCTCGCCGAAGCCCTCGTCGGCGACCTCGTCGACCCGCACCCCAGCGGTGACAGCCGCCGCTCCACGACCTGCCTCGCCCAGCTCCTCGGCCCCTTCCTCGCCGTCCACCGGCGCTTCCCCTCGGTGCCCGAACTGCGCGCCCTGCTCGACGGGTCGCCCGGCCCGCTCGGCGCCCTGCGCAAGGCGCTCCAGTCGGCGGGGCACGACGCGATGATCAGGGAACTCGACGCCCGCGAACGCCAGTTGGGGCATCCCGGCGACCCGGGCGCGGTCCTCGCCGACCGCATCGCGCTCCTGGACCGCCCCGCCTTCGCGCCGTTCTTCGACACCTCGGGCCGCAGCACCCCCTTCTCGCTGCGCGCCCTCGACCACCCCGTACGGGTCCGCATCGACCTCCCCGAGCGCGGACACGCCGACGCCT from the Streptomyces venezuelae genome contains:
- a CDS encoding ABC transporter permease — protein: MTTVTDAPPPTAPAPEEPPARKPRKRGRLVPYWLLLPGILWLIVFFALPLVYQASTSVQTGSLEEGFKVTWHFATYWDALTDYWPQFLRSVLYAGAATVLCLLLGYPLAYLIAFRAGRWRNVILVLVIAPFFTSFLIRTLAWKTILADGGPVVGALNSLHVLDVTSWLGVTAGDRVLATPLAVICGLTYNFLPFMILPLYTSLERIDGRLHEAAGDLYAKPSTTFRKVTFPLSMPGVVSGTLLTFIPAAGDYVNADLLGSTDTRMVGNVIQTQFLRILDYPTAAALSFILMAAILFMVTFYIRKSGTEDLV
- a CDS encoding NAD(P)/FAD-dependent oxidoreductase — protein: MAPGAMTRFTESLSDAKPVSFWLDDPGRPAPEPALTGDERCDLLVVGGGYSGLWTALIAKERDPRRDVVLVEGREAGWAASGRNGGFCAASLTHGIANGLSRWPDEIAKLEELGARNLDEIEAAVKRYTIDCDFERTGEIDVATAPHQMAELREMYEEMAEHGLAEGSELLDADALREHVDSPTFLGGLWDREGVAMLHPAKLAWGLKRACLEKGVRVYEHTPALELASSGAGMAIRTPYGRVFARHVALATNIFPSLVKRLRPYTVPVYDYALMTEPLTDEQLAAIGWKNRQGLGDSANQFHYFRLSADNRILWGGYDAIYPFGGKVRAEYDDRPETYAKLAGHFFTCFPQLEGVRFTHAWGGAIDTCSRFSAFFGTAHKGRVAYAAGYTGLGVGASRFGADVMLDLLAGERTERTELEMVRTKPLPFPPEPFAWTGVALTKWSLARADANGGRRNLWLKTMDKLGLGFDS
- a CDS encoding phosphatase PAP2 family protein, which produces MSAPQAPGSRGVPAAPMERPPMPRRPLLPMSLSVLLFALLTWQVVAEGPLRRADERAGRALTGSRLPDGAAEFLADLGNATVAVPFLVAVSAYTAWHARRGGAFRWWLPAVAALVAMAAVPVLVAPLKAVIDRAGPPGTAGDGGFYPSGHAATAAVAYGAAALLLLPLLRGAYGRRELVIGCCLLNVAVGFGLVRRGYHWPLDVVASWCLAAVLLQAVVLVVSRKAAPVSRSTGRSSARTPGC
- a CDS encoding ABC transporter permease is translated as MAALFRWLRRNVVVIAGLLTLAYLLLPNVVVTVFSFNKPKGRFNYSWQEFSLDAWKDPCGVADMCGSLSLSLQIATWATIGATVLGTMIAFALVRYRFRARGAINSLIFLPMAMPEVVMAASLLTLFLNMGAQLGFWTVLIAHIMFCLSFVVTAVKARVMSMDPRLEQAAQDLYAGPVQTFLRVTLPIAAPGIAAGALLAFALSFDDFIITNFNAGSTVTFPMFVWGSAQRGTPVQINVIGTAMFLVAVLLVLSGMLIGKRRNKQSR
- a CDS encoding amidohydrolase family protein; protein product: MSIPYISRRRFLQTTTAVGAAATTGAFAGLGSAHAATRPAGAGGAAEAAAATRLRFTATTNGAASLAGDRLVAEVQGVLWSLPRTGGDAVPLTPADLEPTRPVHTADGRLIAVCAFRTGNFHIWTLKPDGSELTQRTEGPWDDRGPAWSPDGKRIAFASERGGDPVSGAPYRIWVLDLASGELTRLTGKPGQSGPVQDGAWEDFDPVWSPDGKRVLFVRAAVKSGALDARTIASVAADGSGAVTVEHTDPTTAQIFVPAVSSTGTLAYLRTTAAPNASCALVVDGKAVAVGGDVEPAPPRWISAKELLLTVDGHFTVVRADDPGTRKDIPFTAPLPVDRPEYELKTFDLSDTASRPVRAYDLPVLSPDGKRVAFTALNSLWVGEVSGGRAPRRVTRAKATGYLYAAAWTPDGKALLFSDDRDGMPAIRRRDLDTGEETVLASGGRIQAALSPDGHRLACFDLVTNLLVKDLRTGQEKVLATSPPGGELSGRPSWSPDGRHVAVSFRNRVNQRFREGYNLIRVIDTADGSARTHAVAPHTSISDRNSNGPVWSPDGRHMAAVVESALWLLPVDADGTPDGKPRVFPAEAADHPTWSGDSSHVLYLSAGRLRLLTVADGSVRTVKLPLTTRRPAPEDTVLHAGRFWDGSGGDDSVREDVDVTIRGGRVTDVAPHRAGRAAGRRVDASARTVIPGLWDTHMHPQPAVYGGRQSALFLSYGVTSAMSMGGSGYEGARLREATASGELTGPRLVTASEVLDGSRVAWDNRVHATREGLRLTLSRGKALDWDFVKTYVRAPGWVMEEAARFAHEEMGVRTGSHNLSPGIQLGQDLTTHLQATQRAEFGHATSAGELAYQDVTEIYTATGDFHLVATPFSASPLIGAAPSLADDERVTRLMPPWETAQVQSLAAQAPTEAQLATMAREVDIYRRITTGGGLIALGTDSPGIPTGLGVHLGLRALRRGGYSVSEALRTATSAPARIFGLDRDLGTLEVGKLADLAVIDGDPFTDFDSLVRTVSVMRGGIPYEVSDLVSAVPAVKVTSKERKQWARTGKQLRNKCCDHEH